TGCGGATCATCGGCGCCACGCCGGTCCGCAGGTAGTATTCACGAATGTAGCGAACAACCTTCCAGTGGTCGTCGGTCAACTCGTTGACCTCTTCCAGCGGCGCTATCCCTTTTGCAAGTTCCTCATCCCAAATGTTCGGGTCGGTGATGAACCCATCTTCGTCAACCTCAACCTGTTTCCCCGCAATGTTTATCATTGCCATGCTCGAAAACACCTCCGTAAAATAATTGGTTTATCCCCCAAAATTCCTCTCCGCAAAATGAACTACCTTTTATATAACAGGTAGGCTACCGCCCTTAAGCGTGATCCTGTCGCGTAATCACCCCCTAAATCTGCCTGTGGCCTTTGAACACTAACCCTGCTCCGACAAAGTCGATCAGCCCTTGTATCGGGGTATCCAGGTGATGGTACTCATGAAGTACCCCATAGAACTGTGCCTTGCAGATAGAGCACGGTGCACAGAGAATATCCGCTCCGGTGGCCTTAATCTGCTCGACCTTTTTCAAAGAGAACTTGCCCCGGAGTTCATACATTTCAGGGTCGTCGTATAGAACCGCGGAGCCGCCGCCGCAACAGAAGTTCTTCTCCCGGTTCGGGTACATCTCCCGAACCTCCGGCACCGAAGCGTAAAGATTAATCCGAAGATTGTCTATCAGATTGCACGCCCGGGAGTAGTTACACGGATCGTGCAGCGTGACGGATGTGCCGACCGGGGCGAGACGGTTGTTCCGCGGGTCCAGTTTCAGTTTTCCGGCTTTAATATACGCCGCCACCTCATCGTGAAGGTGAACGATAGGTACCCCCTTGTGGTAGTCGTACCCGGCTCCGGCGATGGCAAAGTCCGAAAGCGTCGGCGTGTACATCTTCCATGCGCGCCAGCCGTGTCCGCACTCGCCCATTACCACCTTCTTGATACCAAGTTCATAGACCGTCCACCACAACCGTTTCACCAGTTCCCGCTGGACTGAATGCTGATCCGTCAAGAGGCCGAAGTTACCTGCTTCCGTCATATGCGAAGAAATAGTCCAGTTAGCCCCCACATATTCAAAGAACTGGGCGGCACCTTTCAGAGTCTCCGGGTTGAGCAGATAATCCGCCGAAGACGGTACGTAAAGGATGTCCGAATTCGGCTTATCAACCGGGAACTCGATCCTGAAGCCGCGTTCCTCTTCAATTTCGTCGGAAAGGAAGTCGTGCGTTTCTATCTCGCCCTGCTTGGTCATGGCGCCCTGGTTGCCGCGCTCAAAAACCGCTGCGGACGCCGCACCCTGCAGATCGGGAACCATCCCGATACCCCACAGGATCTCACGTCCGGCCATGGTGACTTCACAGGTGTCTATGCCGAACGGGCATACATGACCGCACCTGCGGCACTCAGTACACTGGTAGTAGTAGCTGAACCATTCCTCGAGGGTACCCATGGAAATGTCTTCCGCGCCGACCAGGCTGCCGAAAAGTTTCCCCTGAACGGTAAAGTACCGCTTGTATACCTTCCGCATCAGGTCCGCCCGTCCGGTCGGGATGTTATTGGGGTCCTTGGTGCCGAGGTAGGCATGGCATTCGTTCGCGCACACGCCGCACTTCACACAGGACTCCATAGCCATTACAAACGATCGCCGGTCCTTCCGGTAATGGTCGAGCCACTTAATCGCCTCTGCCGGTTTTTGGGCGTCAGGAACATCACGGACATGTATCCGCTTAAGAACCCGATCGGTAGCCCGGGCAGGCTGGCTTAATTCTTTGCCTTTAACTATTTTTTTAGGCACCTTATCTCACCTCCCTCCTATAGCTTCAACGTCGCACCAGGAAGGCCCACGGGCGGTTCCTGGAACGGGCGGTTCATAATCCAGCGGGACCAGAGTATCCCGAATGGGTGCATCAACTTCGAGAAGGGGAAGATGATAAGCATGATCTGCACCGCCAGGAAATGAATAAAGAAATAAACATTAAGCTGCCCTGTCTCTTCCACCACCGGCATCGGCCCCGGGTGGAAGGTAAAAAGACCAACCATATAATCCTGGGCCGCTTGGTACTCTACCGCTACAGCATGTACGAGCCGCATATAATCGCCGACACCTACGATAACAAGGAGCAGCAAGAGATGCAGGTAGTCGCTCGGCATGGAAATAACCCGTACCTTTTCGATTGCGAAACGCCGGTACAGCAGGTAAAGCAACATGACGAAAAAGATGATGCCGAACATTGTTCCCAGGAAGTTGGATGCATTATGGCTTTGCGTTTCTGTGACTATCCATGGAAGCAGCATATGGAACTGGTTCCCGAGGGTAGCGATACCCAGTATGTGCCCTCCGCCAATAGCTGCGAGCGATACGTGCATCAGCCACGCACCGACCCACAACGGCTTGTCGAACTTGAAAATGTTCCAAAAACTAACGATCTGCCATAGGATCCAGGCAACAGCCGCTCCCCAGGAAGAAGGAAAAGGCGAAAGCGTGATATTATGCACGATTCGACCGATCATCCAGCGCCAGATTCGCCAAGTAATCCCCCCTAAAAGGATCGCCACCGCGAAATAGGGGAGTATCTTCCCTACAAAAACCTCCAACCGCACGCACCTCCTTCTAAAGACTTGTCTTTCAGGTAATCAACAACTTGGGCACAAAAAAGGAGGCTAAACCTCCTCAATGGTAATCGCACCGGTTGGGCAAACCGTTACACAAGTTTCACAACCAAGACAGGCCGTCTCGTCCGTGATTATCACTTTACCTTCTTCCAAAACAAGAATTCCAGCCGGGCAAGCCTCGACGCACTCGCCGCAACCTTCGCACTTGTTTTCGTCACGTTGAACCCTGTACACAGCCCCAAAAACCTCCCGCTAAGCTTAAAGAACCCTCTTGAAAGGAGACCTTAAACACCTCCTTTTTCAGATTCGTCACCCGCGTGAACACATGCTTCCCGATCGCAGGTAAGGATGGCATTTCCGGTTCCTTATTTGGATCGCACTATAATAAAGCCCGTATTACCTTTCCTCTATCGACACCGCACCGTTAGGGCATACGGAAACGCAGGTTTCACAACCCTCGCAAGCCGTCTCGTCCGTAATCCTTACCTTCCCGTCTTCCATAACAAGTATCCCGGCGGGACAACTCTCGACGCACTCGCCACAAGCGTCACACTTGGACTCATCACGCGAAACTATAAACATTTTGAAACCTCCTCAAATTGTTTGAAAATAGAATTGTTTTAACCGGTTGACCAGGGAATTCCTACTTCTTTGCCGTGTCTCAGAAATTGCATCCGGGATTTATTTCACCGTAATAAATCAGCTTAACATCGTCGTGCGCAATATATTCTGGATGGATACAGGTCCCTTATTATCCCCGGCCGCCATATGACCCGTGCTGTCTCCCGGACTTCAGAGGAACATCAGAAAGGTGCTGCTCAGGATCGTCCACCGCTTCCTTAATCTGTTTTGGCACCAGGAATGCCAGACCCCGTCTATCACATCAATGGTATCTCTTACCGAACGCTCCCTTTCTGAAGCCCCAGAAACACGTAAAAGAAAATTCTGCTTCCCTGCCGCCGCCATCCCGTATAAAGGCCAAGCCCGGACCAGCGGCACACTTACGTAAACCCAACCTCCCGACTGACGGATACACATTAATTCTCCCGGCCGGCTTACCTTCGAAAGCGGTGATGTATTACCATTCTATTACCATAAGGCTTAAGCGTAATTCCCCACCCTTTCTTTGCCGCCCGCTGACAAACGGTGCGGCACTGAAGGATCCTGACCGCTTTTCATTTCACCCCCCCGCGTGCTTATAAAACGATGGACATTCACAAAATAGTTAGTAAAAGAAAAAAATATGCCACTGGTTATGCCGGAATCCCGCGAACGTAGATCCCGGTAACATCTCAACCAGCTAAAACCTCATAGGCTAAAACCATTACTGAAGCTAATGTTCTTATTCGAGGCGCGTCGTAATATTCCTTCTCTCAGTGTCACTTTTTTCTCTAAATACCAAATCCGTACCAGCTTGATTCACCCTTCTGACATCTGCTCCCAAGCCGTTAAGCCTTTCTTCAAAATCCTTATAACCGCGGTAAACCAGTTCCGCCCCGCTGACCTCGGTTTCGCCCTCGGCGATTAACCCGGCAACCACCAGGGCAGCCCCTGCCCTTAAATCCGTAGCCTTTACTTGAGCTCCGAAGAGTCTGGGCATTCCATCCACTATCGCAGCCCGGCCTTCCACCTTGACCCGGGCTCCCAACCGGCGGAACTCCTGCGCCACCTGAAAGCGGTTTTCATAAATATTTTCCACGATTACGCTGGTGCCGGGGGCAACGCTTAGCAGCGCCATTACCTGGGACTGCATGTCTGTGGGGAAACCCGGATACGGCATCGTTTTTATATTCGCCGGCCGCAAATCCCTCAACCGTTTCACGAAAAGAGCGTCTTCCCCTTCGACTATCTCCGCGCCTATCTCTCTCAACTTTGCCGTAAGCGGCTGGATATGTTTGGGGATAACGCCTTCTATCCTGACCTCTCCGCCGGTTGCCACAGCAGCCACCATGAAGGTCCCGGTTTCGATACGGTCCGGGATCACGGTATAATGCATCCTGCGTCCAAGCTCTTTAACTCCGTCAATGCGGATTATGTCCGTTCCGGCGCCGAAAATCCGCGCGCCGAGCCCGTTGAGAAAATTAGCAAGATCTACTACCTCCGGTTCCTTGGCCGCGTTTTCAATAAGGGTTTGTCCTTCGGCAAGACAAGCCGCCATCATGAGGTTCTCGGTAGCCCCGACACTTGGAAAATCAAGATACACCCGGGCGCCCCGCAAGCGTGTCGCCCGCGCCCAGACATAGCCTTTTTCCAAGCTTAGTTGAGCCCCCAAGGCGCTGAGCCCTTTAAAATGGAGGTCCATCGGCCGTGCGCCGATATTGCATCCTCCGGGTAAGGGTATGCGCACCTCGCCGCACCGCGCGAGAATCGGACCGAGAAGCAGGTTTGAGGCCCTCAATTTCTTGACCAGCTCGTAAGGCGCTTCCCGCACCTGAAGCGAGGGAACGCCGATCGATAGAGTATCCCCCTTTTTCCAGGAAGCCTGCACACCAAGGTAAGTGATTACCTGGAGAATGTTTTGAACATCACTGATGTTTGGAACATTGTCGAGAACGATGTTTTCCTCGGCGAGGATCACGCCGCATAATATGGCTAAAGCAGCGTTCTTCGCACCGTTTATCCGCACCCGCCCTCTTAGCGGTCTACCGCCGCGAACAACTATTTTGGGGGCCAACGAACATCCTCCGTTCAGTTCAAAATCCCACCCTGCATAGCCGGCTGCCTTGTTCCAGATGCCGCACTTATAATCTTTTTCTAACTTCCGGTTTCTCGTTTTTCAAACCGCGAGCCCGGATGCTCCCTATCCGCCCATTCCCGCCACTGAATCTCAAACTTCGAAAGATTGCAGTCCGTATTCTTGCTGACCGCCTCCGCAAACGTAGAACCTTGTCCAAGATCATTCAGCAGGTCTAACACGCCGGCGTCACCGTTATACAGGAAAATATACTGTACCATTAACAGGGACTGATAATATGCCAAGCGCTGATCGGGCAGATAATCGAACATTTCCAGGTCTTTAAAAGAATACCAGTCAGAAACACTTACCGGTGGGTCGAAGGTGAACCCGGTCAACCGTCGTTCCGTTTCTTGCGCAAGTCCTTCCGTCAACCAGCGCGGATAATTGCCTCCGGTCCGGTAGTCGACCATCAGGTGAGCCGCCTCATGTACCATCGGCCCCGTGTCGAAAAAGACCTTCCGCTCCGAATCGGCGGTTGCTTTCCCTATCCAGGAAGAAGGGCTTAAAACCCTAACGGTTCCCGCCCAGTAAACCCCCATTGTGCCTTCGTCGGCAGGCCACCCAAAAAAGCGGTTTAATTCCCCCTGCTCTTTGTAAATCACCACCGGAACCCTTCGTTTCAAACGCAGCCCGAATTCCGCCGCCACCTTAGGGAAATACTGCTCGGCCGCCGCCTGAACAAGCCTCGCCGCCCTCTCATTCCCGTTAGGATAGTAGACAACACTATAATCACCGTAGAGCCGCTTTAAACCGAAA
This genomic interval from Bacillota bacterium contains the following:
- a CDS encoding 4Fe-4S binding protein, producing the protein MFIVSRDESKCDACGECVESCPAGILVMEDGKVRITDETACEGCETCVSVCPNGAVSIEER
- a CDS encoding respiratory nitrate reductase subunit gamma, with protein sequence MRLEVFVGKILPYFAVAILLGGITWRIWRWMIGRIVHNITLSPFPSSWGAAVAWILWQIVSFWNIFKFDKPLWVGAWLMHVSLAAIGGGHILGIATLGNQFHMLLPWIVTETQSHNASNFLGTMFGIIFFVMLLYLLYRRFAIEKVRVISMPSDYLHLLLLLVIVGVGDYMRLVHAVAVEYQAAQDYMVGLFTFHPGPMPVVEETGQLNVYFFIHFLAVQIMLIIFPFSKLMHPFGILWSRWIMNRPFQEPPVGLPGATLKL
- the murA gene encoding UDP-N-acetylglucosamine 1-carboxyvinyltransferase; translation: MAPKIVVRGGRPLRGRVRINGAKNAALAILCGVILAEENIVLDNVPNISDVQNILQVITYLGVQASWKKGDTLSIGVPSLQVREAPYELVKKLRASNLLLGPILARCGEVRIPLPGGCNIGARPMDLHFKGLSALGAQLSLEKGYVWARATRLRGARVYLDFPSVGATENLMMAACLAEGQTLIENAAKEPEVVDLANFLNGLGARIFGAGTDIIRIDGVKELGRRMHYTVIPDRIETGTFMVAAVATGGEVRIEGVIPKHIQPLTAKLREIGAEIVEGEDALFVKRLRDLRPANIKTMPYPGFPTDMQSQVMALLSVAPGTSVIVENIYENRFQVAQEFRRLGARVKVEGRAAIVDGMPRLFGAQVKATDLRAGAALVVAGLIAEGETEVSGAELVYRGYKDFEERLNGLGADVRRVNQAGTDLVFREKSDTERRNITTRLE
- a CDS encoding 4Fe-4S binding protein yields the protein MYRVQRDENKCEGCGECVEACPAGILVLEEGKVIITDETACLGCETCVTVCPTGAITIEEV
- a CDS encoding TusE/DsrC/DsvC family sulfur relay protein, encoding MAMINIAGKQVEVDEDGFITDPNIWDEELAKGIAPLEEVNELTDDHWKVVRYIREYYLRTGVAPMIRMLCKNSGFTLKQIYELFPTGPAKGACKIAGLPKPTGCV
- a CDS encoding (Fe-S)-binding protein: MPKKIVKGKELSQPARATDRVLKRIHVRDVPDAQKPAEAIKWLDHYRKDRRSFVMAMESCVKCGVCANECHAYLGTKDPNNIPTGRADLMRKVYKRYFTVQGKLFGSLVGAEDISMGTLEEWFSYYYQCTECRRCGHVCPFGIDTCEVTMAGREILWGIGMVPDLQGAASAAVFERGNQGAMTKQGEIETHDFLSDEIEEERGFRIEFPVDKPNSDILYVPSSADYLLNPETLKGAAQFFEYVGANWTISSHMTEAGNFGLLTDQHSVQRELVKRLWWTVYELGIKKVVMGECGHGWRAWKMYTPTLSDFAIAGAGYDYHKGVPIVHLHDEVAAYIKAGKLKLDPRNNRLAPVGTSVTLHDPCNYSRACNLIDNLRINLYASVPEVREMYPNREKNFCCGGGSAVLYDDPEMYELRGKFSLKKVEQIKATGADILCAPCSICKAQFYGVLHEYHHLDTPIQGLIDFVGAGLVFKGHRQI